Proteins from a genomic interval of Paenibacillus sp. RC334:
- a CDS encoding bifunctional UDP-sugar hydrolase/5'-nucleotidase, which yields MEMTTQQTLTILHTNDIHSHFGSMPSIAAMINERRAALGDALLVLDMGDHMDRMAPETEGTLGGANVDVINLTGYDAITIGNNEGLTFTPDILAQAYAGIHCPVVCGNIRESATGMKPLWMTDSLILDKVGFKIGLLAVTAPFGEFYQLLGWDALDPFEVLGEQIPSLRKQVDVLVVMSHLGLPSDKKLASRFSEIDVILGGHTHHVLEEPLWIGSTALCGAGKYGTLLGEVALSRNSSHEPFRVTSGGVAPVDHTLLDEKVASAIVLHRRQAERAMESTVAVTDRKLEIAYDRESPFGNLLAQSVSHFTGTAISLVNAGQLLGPLPQGDISKGMLHSLCPSPINACVMKLWGRDIRLALEQSLLPEFADKKITGFGFRGKVLGTMCVEGLEIQYDTTRAPYDKVTDIRVAGRSLEEDEQYTVGTLDMFTFRAGYEVLANGTELRFMLPEFLRDLIEMELKRPGAMEECFAARWLQVSQQSGED from the coding sequence ATGGAGATGACGACCCAGCAAACGTTAACCATTTTGCATACCAATGATATACATAGTCATTTTGGCAGTATGCCTTCGATAGCCGCGATGATTAATGAACGAAGAGCCGCATTAGGAGATGCGCTGCTTGTGCTGGATATGGGAGACCACATGGACCGGATGGCCCCCGAAACGGAAGGAACGCTGGGTGGGGCGAATGTGGATGTGATCAATTTGACGGGGTACGATGCGATTACGATTGGTAACAACGAGGGTCTGACTTTTACCCCGGATATTCTTGCACAGGCCTATGCGGGAATTCACTGCCCGGTTGTATGCGGCAACATTAGGGAGAGTGCCACAGGGATGAAGCCCTTGTGGATGACGGATTCACTCATTTTGGACAAGGTGGGGTTTAAGATAGGCTTGCTCGCAGTGACGGCTCCTTTCGGCGAGTTCTATCAATTGCTGGGATGGGATGCACTCGATCCGTTTGAGGTATTGGGCGAGCAAATTCCGTCCCTGAGAAAGCAGGTCGATGTTCTGGTTGTGATGTCGCATTTGGGTTTACCTTCGGATAAGAAACTGGCATCGCGGTTTTCGGAGATTGATGTGATTCTTGGAGGCCATACCCATCATGTGCTGGAGGAACCGCTGTGGATCGGGAGCACAGCTCTATGTGGGGCTGGCAAGTATGGAACGCTGCTGGGTGAAGTGGCACTAAGCCGCAACAGTAGTCATGAACCGTTTCGGGTTACGTCAGGCGGCGTAGCTCCTGTAGACCACACACTGCTGGACGAAAAGGTGGCATCTGCCATTGTACTGCATCGGAGACAGGCAGAGCGTGCCATGGAGAGTACAGTGGCGGTGACGGATCGGAAGCTGGAGATTGCATATGATCGGGAGTCTCCTTTCGGAAATTTGCTGGCACAATCGGTGTCACATTTTACGGGAACCGCTATTTCTCTTGTGAATGCGGGCCAACTGCTTGGCCCTTTACCTCAAGGTGATATCAGCAAAGGAATGCTGCATTCCTTATGCCCTTCGCCAATTAATGCCTGTGTCATGAAGCTGTGGGGAAGAGACATCCGGCTGGCGCTGGAGCAGTCCTTGCTACCGGAATTTGCGGACAAGAAAATAACGGGATTTGGCTTTAGAGGTAAAGTGCTTGGTACGATGTGTGTGGAAGGTCTGGAGATTCAATATGACACGACTCGCGCTCCTTATGATAAAGTGACGGATATACGTGTAGCGGGTCGTTCATTGGAAGAAGATGAGCAATATACGGTAGGCACGTTGGATATGTTCACTTTCAGAGCAGGTTATGAAGTGCTTGCGAACGGAACGG
- a CDS encoding HD-GYP domain-containing protein produces the protein MRVHVTDAKPGDLLRSDTYNEHGVPVMIRGTQLQHDDISKLIMHGVDYIDIDAGSASIPVDFAPDVPASPESLKRAVPLMEQTIHGFESMFLKAASTGKFDESRVDELLSPLVSELTHQKDVVSLLLLMERGDHYTYNHSLQVGVLSYYIATWLGYTEEEAYTAGKAGYLHDIGKSMIPDEILNKPGKLTPEEFKEMKKHSLYGYDIIRNSTSDEISAIVALQHHEREDGSGYPNGLFKKDIHPFASITAIADVYSAMISNRVYQTKQELLTVLRELHSMSFGHLNPEATQVFIRHMLPNFINKQVLLTSGQTGTIILNNPADYFRPLVKINENEYIDLSRERHVSIDEIYLES, from the coding sequence ATGAGAGTTCACGTTACCGATGCCAAGCCAGGAGATCTTCTCAGATCCGATACATACAATGAACACGGTGTACCCGTCATGATTCGGGGTACCCAGCTTCAGCACGACGATATCTCCAAGCTCATCATGCATGGTGTCGATTATATCGACATTGATGCCGGTTCAGCGAGCATTCCGGTTGACTTTGCCCCCGATGTTCCCGCTTCTCCCGAATCCCTTAAACGTGCCGTTCCCCTCATGGAGCAGACTATTCATGGCTTTGAAAGCATGTTTCTCAAAGCTGCCTCAACCGGCAAATTTGATGAATCTCGAGTCGATGAGCTGCTCAGCCCCCTCGTTTCAGAGCTGACTCATCAAAAAGATGTCGTATCTCTGCTGCTGCTCATGGAACGGGGAGATCACTATACGTACAATCATTCTCTCCAAGTGGGTGTACTGTCATATTACATTGCCACATGGCTTGGATATACAGAAGAAGAAGCCTATACCGCTGGTAAAGCCGGATATTTACACGATATAGGCAAGTCCATGATACCGGATGAGATTTTGAATAAACCTGGTAAGCTGACGCCTGAAGAATTTAAGGAAATGAAAAAACATTCCCTCTACGGCTATGATATCATTCGCAACTCAACAAGTGATGAGATTTCGGCAATCGTCGCCCTGCAGCATCACGAAAGAGAAGATGGAAGCGGATACCCGAACGGACTGTTCAAGAAGGATATTCATCCTTTCGCCAGTATTACGGCAATTGCAGACGTATATAGCGCTATGATCTCCAACCGTGTGTACCAGACGAAGCAGGAGCTGCTCACCGTACTGCGCGAGCTGCACAGCATGAGCTTCGGACATCTGAACCCGGAAGCCACCCAAGTCTTCATCCGGCATATGCTTCCGAACTTTATTAACAAGCAGGTCCTTCTGACTTCGGGTCAGACGGGAACAATTATTTTGAACAATCCTGCCGATTATTTCAGACCTTTAGTGAAAATTAATGAAAATGAGTATATAGATTTGTCCAGAGAGCGACATGTATCCATTGATGAAATTTATCTGGAATCCTGA